CCTCGGCTACGAGGAAGCCGCCGCCATAGCCAAACAATCCCTCAAGGAACGCAAAACCATCAAACAGGTCACCATAGAACGCGGCCACCTGACCTCCGGCAAACTCACCGAACAACAACTGGACGCCGCCTTGGACGTCCTGAACATGACCAGCCCCCCCAAGACATCATAAAGGTGACTTTCTGCTTTTCACTGATCTACGCACGGTGATGGTCCTGGTCTCGGTGTCGACTGGCTTGTTGCCGTACGACGGTGCAGACTCGGGGTGTGGAAGGGGAACCGATGAGCGCGCTCCCTTACGAAGGGTGGCGTGACCCGCGAAGCGAGCGGACCCACCTGGTGCCGCTCCCCGCGCACCCCGGGCCGTACACCGTCGAGGACTGGCTCGCGCTTCCTGAGACCAAGGAGCGCGTCGAGCTCATCGACGGGAGTTTCGTGGTGAGTCCCGCCCCGCGACCGACCACGCCTTGTGCGCGCAGCGCCTCGTCCGCATCCTGCTGGACGCCGCGCCACTGGACCTGGAAGTGATCGAAGGCCCCAACGTCCAGGTCGGTGAAGAGGGCTTCATCCCCTGACCGAGGCCCGCCCCGGCCGTCCCCTGTCCCTGACAACCCCGTTCGCCGTCACCTTCGACCCGGCCGACCTGACCGGTCCGCGACGCCGTCATTGAATCGCCAGTCGATCAAAGCCGGTGGGACTGCGGGCAATGTTCTCCCACCACACCGACGCGGCCTCACCCGTCGACTGGTCGCCGAACTTATGCCGGTCTCCCTAGGAGCGCGACACTCGTTTTTGGGCCACATCGACAGATTTTTGTCGTAGGTAGCGCCGGAACTCATCGGTGGCCATGAGGTCCTCGTACAATGGATTATTCCGGAACCTCTGCTCCAGGGCAGCGAATATCGTTTCAGCGGAGACTGTGGCGCGAGTTCGAGTCAGCGTTCCACCCACCACTCCGTTGATCTGTTTCATCAAAGAGGACACGTTCTCCTCGGGCCTCGCCGCCGTGAGGGCCCGTCGGAGCATCTCTGTCGTGGTCACCGACGTCTGGAGTGTCGCGGGAAGAGGTTCGGTGACACTGAGTTGATACCACCTGATCAGGCTGCCTTGATGCGGATGCCTACCAGAGAATTTGGCGAGCTGACTGTAGTCTTCGGCCCCTGGTGGCACGTACGTACCGGTACTGACAACAGCGTGATCCAGGCCCGGTACCAGGAACACATAGCCCGGTAGCAACACACGTCGCAGTGCGAGGATCCCGGCGGAAGCGGAGACATCCGCCTGCGCGACGGCGTCCAAGATCTCCGGAGCTGGTAAATATTGATCCTGAAACTGAGCGAGAAACGAATCTGGTAGCAAGATGTGCGAGGCGAAGCTGTTCGCCTCGGCTTCTTCGGTGCCGAGGGCCGCTCCACCTGGATTCGGTATCGAGGCACATTTTTTACCCGTGTGCCAGTAGCAGACGATATGCCCCAGTTCATGGGCGAAAGTGAACCGCTTACGACGGGCCGGTACGTTCGCCTTGATGTACACCCGAGGGCGAGACTGATTGCCGCCGAAGATGGCGAAGCCGTCACAGTCTTGAGTCCACTCATGTTGTTCTACGTCTGAGTACTCTCTAAGTACCTGCTCGATGTTCACAGGCGGTTTGAGTCCGTGACGCTCGACAAGCAGTGCAGCGAGCTTTTCCGGTGTGGTCACTTCAGGCGATACGACCCGTAGAGCGCAGCCAGTCGAGTACCTCGGTCGCGGCCGAGTCGTTACTGGATCTCGCCGCGAGCGCGAACTCGTTCGCCAGCGTATCCATGGTGATGGGTTCTGGATTCCCATGGTGTGCGGCGAGGATGCCTCTGAGTGACTGCGGACGCTCGACCCACAGACAGTATTCGTCCCAGGACATCCCCAAG
The window above is part of the Sphaerisporangium rubeum genome. Proteins encoded here:
- a CDS encoding ImmA/IrrE family metallo-endopeptidase, translating into MTTPEKLAALLVERHGLKPPVNIEQVLREYSDVEQHEWTQDCDGFAIFGGNQSRPRVYIKANVPARRKRFTFAHELGHIVCYWHTGKKCASIPNPGGAALGTEEAEANSFASHILLPDSFLAQFQDQYLPAPEILDAVAQADVSASAGILALRRVLLPGYVFLVPGLDHAVVSTGTYVPPGAEDYSQLAKFSGRHPHQGSLIRWYQLSVTEPLPATLQTSVTTTEMLRRALTAARPEENVSSLMKQINGVVGGTLTRTRATVSAETIFAALEQRFRNNPLYEDLMATDEFRRYLRQKSVDVAQKRVSRS